In Hymenobacter volaticus, the genomic window GTAACCGATGGGCGCAAAGTCGTAGAGGTTAACGTATTCGAGGCGGGCAGTTTCGGCCTCCGCCTGGGCTAGGAGCAGTTGCTCGTACTGCATTTCCAGCTCGATCTGATGGGCTTGCAGTTCCTGCACAAGGCGCTGTATAGCATCGGGCGTGCTCTCGTCCACGGCCCGCGTAATGAGATGCCGCCGCCGTTCTGCCCGCTCGCGCAACGCCAGCAAGGCTTCCTTGGGAATATGCTGGTCGTTGTGGTCGAAGTCACTCATAGCAGGGGCTGCGCTGGCTCTACTCTACTAGTAACGCGTTATCTAAAAAGTCGTTCGCTGCCCGCTCTGGAATTGTGTAGGCTTGGTTGAGCTAAGAAAGAAGCGGATTCAGTAGGCGGCAAAAACGAAAAAGCAGCGCCAGAGACAAAAAAAGCAAGTTTTCTATTCGTACGCTACCTTCTGTATCAATGCTTACCAGCCAATGTAGACAAACAAGAAAGAATACTGCTTCTGGTCTATTGGGTTAAGCTTTTGGCGTAGCTGACGGTGACTATACCACGCGAGCAAGATGCGCTGGTTTCGTTCAGTAGGACGGACTATAGGCTTTGAACAACACGCGTACGGCCACTACTTACGCAGCCTAGGTTGTGTGCGGTTCTATAGCCTGGACGCCCAGCAGGATGTGCGCAGTGTAGCGGCCTTCGCTCAGGATGCGGCGCCCGTAGAGGGTTACGCTGCGTTGGCCCACCCCGGGGAAGATGGCATCGAGCGTCAGGTCATCGAAGGCGATTTCGGAATCTAGCAGCCCGCGTAAGTGGCCCAGCAGGCTAGGCTGGTTCCAGACGCCGTTGCTGAGTACGCCGAGGGACTGGCCTTTGATGGTAGCCGACCGTACCCCGAAGGTGCTAGCGAAAGCCTGGCTCACCGTAAGCACCCGCAGCTCGCCGTCGAGCACCAGCAGAGGCTCGCGCACCGTCTCGACGATGCTTTCGGCGAAGCGGCGGCTGTATTCCATCTGGTCTTCCAGCTTTTTGAGCCTCGTAATGTCGGTGAAGGTGATGACGGCGCCGTTGATATAGTTGTCGAGGGTACGGTAGGGCAAGATGCGCATAGAGTACCAGTCGCCGGTGGTGGTTTGGATAGAGGCTTCCACGCCCACTAGCCGGTCCAGCACCTGCTCCACGTCGGCTATCAGCCGCTCATAGCGCAGATTGTTGGCAAAGTGCGTGATGGGGCGCCCCACATCGGTGGCTAAGAGCGGAATAATGCGCCCCACCGGCGGGGTGAAGCGCTTAATGATCATTTCATTGTCGATGAAAATGGTGGCTATTTCGGTGGCATCGAGCAGGTTCTTCATGTCGTTGGCAGCCTGGCTCAGTTCCTCGGTTTTGTGCAGATACTGCATGTTGAGGGTCATCAGCTCCTCGTTGAGGCTCTGCATTTCCTCTTTGTTGGTCATGGCCTCCTCGTTGGTGCTTTGCAGCTCCTCGTTGGCACTTTGCAGTTCTTCGTTGGTGCTTTTGAGCTCCTCCAGGCTGCTTTCCATTTCCTCGATGGTGGTTTGCAGCCGGTGGCGGGTGTATTGCAGCTCTTTTTCGAGGGCCGTAATCTGCGTATCGTGGTCGGAGTTGGCGCTGAGCTTGCCGCGCCGCACCCGCTGCGGGGTGGCGGTATCTTCAAAGACCACCAACAACAAGCCCGCCAGCTGCACCGGCTCCTGCAAGTATTTCACCGTGAGGCGCAGCAACTGAAACCCGGCTTCGGTTTTCACTTTCACGTTTTCAGTCACAACATCCTGCCGCTGCTGCGTGGCCCGGTGCACGGCGTCGTTGATTTCGAAGTGCAGCTCCTGGCGGGCCATATCGAAAATATTGAGGCCACTCAGTCCAGGCGCGGGTTCCAGATACTTGCCGGTGCGGCCATTCACAAACAGAATCTCGCCCTTGGGGTTGATGACCACGGCCGGCGGGGAGTAAGAGGCAAGCAGCAGACGTTGGATAAGCGCGGCAAACGTATTGTCGCGGCGGGGAGCGGCAGAGGGTACCATGTTGCTGGAAGCAGTGGAAGCTGTGGCTTGCTGCCGCGAAGTGGAAAGAGGAAAATTAGCCAGCCGCACTAGTTGCGAGGCTGTTTCGTTGGCTCTGGAAATCTTCCACTTCACATCCAAAGGCGTAAACAAATCCTGGAAGCCCGTCAGGTTTTCGGAAGGACCCAGAAACAGAATACCGTCGGGATTGAGGGCGTAGTGAAAGACCGGAATCAAGCTCTTTTGCAACTCGGACGACAAGTAAATCAGCAGGTTGCGGCAGCATAGCAAGTCGAGGCGCGTGAAGGGAGCGTCGCGGCTGATGTTGTGCAAGGCAAACACCATGGAATCGCGCACGTCTTTCCGAATCTGGTAGGAATTGTCGACTTTGTTGAAGAAGCGACGCAGCCGCTCGGGGCTTACGTCGGCCGCAATGTTGGCGGGATAGATGCCCACCCGGGCGTAGTCGATGCTTTCGGAATTGATGTCGGTGGCGAACAACTGAAAGCGAAGGTTGCGGTCGGGTTCGGCCTCTATGCACTCCAACAAGGTCATGGCCAGTGAATAGGCTTCTTCGCCGGTAGAGCAGCCCGGAGCCCACACTCGAATGGTAGTACCCGGCTCCTGCTTGCGGAGGAGCGGCACCAAGTGCCGCTTGAGCGCCCCGTAGGCCTCGGGGTCGCGGAAGAACTTGGTTACGCCTATCAGGAGCTCCTTAAATAATTGCTCGACCTCCACCGGATTCTCTTGCAGGTAGCGCACGTAGCGCGTAAACTCCTTGATCTGGTGGCTGTTCATGCGCCGCTCGATGCGCCGGAACACGGTGTTGCGCTTGTAGTATGAGAAGTCGTGGCCGGTTTGGTTACGGATCAGAACAAAGATCTTCTGCAAGGCATGCCCCGGTAGCGAAGGCGAGACATTGGCCGACGCCGAGAGGGCCCGTAGCGAGCGGCCCGCCGTGGGTTGCTGCACGTACGCCAGTATCTGGGGCACCATACTGACGGCAGGCACAATAAAGTCAACGAACTCGGTGGCAATGGCTGCGCGCGGCATGGAATCGTACTGTGCCGTATCGGGGTCCTGCACCATCACCATGCCGAAGTTTTCCATAATCATCTTCAGCCCAATGCTGCCATCGGAACCCATGCCCGAAAGAATGACGCAGATGGCCCGCTGACGGACGTCCTTGGCTAGGCTTTGCAGAAAGTAGTCGATGGGCAAGCGGCGACCCGGCGGCTGGGTAGGCTCGAGCAGGTGCAGCACGCCCTGCATCAGCGACATGTCTTTGGCCGGCGGAATTACATACACGTGGTTGGGACGCACTTTCAACCCGTCGGTTACTTCCACTACTGGCACATTGGTGAAGCGCTGAAGCACCTGCGGCAGCTCGGTTTGGGGAGTGGGCATCTGGTGGGTGACCACCACGTAGGCCAAGCCGCTGCTTTCGGGGATGGCGCGCAGAACCACTTCCAGCGCGCTCAACGAGCCCGCCGACCCGCCCAGACACACCACAGGAAAGTTGATGGAGTTGCGGGCTACATTGAAGCCGACTTGGTCGGGGCCGGGTTGGATTTCGATGCCAGGCCCACCGGTGGGTTGTGAGGTAGTGGTAGCGGGTAGTGCAGCATCCAAAGGAGAACCTGACTGCACGTCTCTTTTTTTCATATCAACCAAAACAGCTCCTTCCCCACAACTACAAGCAGTAATCAGGAAGTCTGCTTTTTCAAAAGTAAGCAGAAAGAATGGGCCGCAGCATTGCATAGAATACAGTTGATTTTGCAAAAAACTGTTCCTACAAGCAGCCAAACCACATTCTCGCACGTAAACTTTTTTTTGCTATCAGTTGGTTGACTGAACTAAGGCTTACCTATCTACAGTAACTTTTCTGAGTGAAACCGTCTTACATAATAGTTATCGGCACTTCGGCTGGAGGCATGCCGGCTCTTACTCAACTGGTAGCGCAACTACCTGCCACCCTACCCGCTGCCGTGTTGGTGGTACAGCATTTGGCGCCCAACTCGTCGGGCGAGCACCTTGTGTCGCGCCTTAGTCAGCACACCCAGCTGCGCTGCCACTTGGCCACTCACCAGGAGCTTGTCGAGGCTGGGCACTTGTACCTGGCGCCCGCCGACCGGCATCTGCTGGTCAAAGACGGCCGGCTGATGGTAACCAAAGGCCCGCACGAAAACAGTTATCGGCCCGCGGTGGATGCCCTCTTCCGGGCGGCGGCGGTAAACTACGGCCCGGCCGTTATTGGCGTAATCCTTACGGGCATGCTGCACGATGGCACTGCTGGCCTCGATTTTATTAAGCGCTGCGGGGGGCAAGCTGTGGTGCAGGACCCCGACGATGCCGAGTTTCCTAGCATGCCTTATACAGCGCTTCGTTCCGTCGAGGTCGACTACGTAGTGCCCCTCTCTCATATAGGAGCCCTTTTGCAGGAGTTGACGAGTCAAACCTTGCCGCCTCCAAAACCAATTCCTGACGATCTAAAAGCGGAGGCCGCCATTGCGGAACGAGTTGTGGGAAGCACAGAAGACATCGATAAATTCGGCGAACAAGTACCGCTGACCTGCCCTGATTGTGGCGGAGCACTCTGGAAGCTGGAACAAGGCAACGTGCTGCGGTTCCGCTGCCACACCGGTCACGCCTTCACCGCCGACGCGCTGTTTGAGAGTTCCAGACACGCGCTAGAAGAAACCTTGTGGGTGGCGCTGCGCATGATGGAAGAGCGCAAAAATTTGCTTAGCAGTATGGCTACCCGGGGTGAGGGGCAGTGGAGCGTGCAGCAGGAAGAACGCCTCGACGAAATAAAAAGCCACATCAACCGCCTCCGGGAATTTCTGCTCAACGGCAGTACAGGTGCCACCAAGGCGTCGGATCAAAAGCAAGCGTAGCTCCTTGTTTTCAGCATAAATACGAACGCTCCACCCCAGCCAGGTACATACGGTTGGGGTGGAGCGTTCGTATTTACCGCCTAGTGAAAATACGTATTTACACGGGCATATATAGTGTTTATACGTATAATAAATTGTGTTTTAATTTGAATCATTGTAAAGTAAAGCGAGTAGGTCCGCTTGCGGCTTACTTAAGCTTAGACTTTTCTCCCGTTCAGCTTATCTGGGGCTTTGTGCTCCAACCTAGTTGTTATCGTTATGTCACGTCTTACACCTTCGCAACTTCAGGAAGCAGGGTTTCGTCCCTGTTCGCAACCACCGCACGGGTGGCAGTTCGCCGGCGACGTATATATGCGCGAGTTGCCGAAAGGCCCAGCGTACGTGCTTTGTCTTGAGTACTCAGAAGAAGTGGAGGCCTTTATTGGTGACTGGACGAATCCGCTAGCTTATTTCTACTGGCCATCCGCCGACACGCGCAAACTGAGTGACCTATTGCACACGGCTCATAACTAACCTAAGCCGCTAGCCGCTATCTGCCCCAAACCTACCGGCAGTAGCTACCTAACGGATCAACCCACGAGCCGCTATCTTACAATAGCCCGCGAACAAGTCTTTAAAACAGTGCTCCGTGTGCGGGCGCTGCATTCTTGTTCGCTGAACAGTAATACGCCACTCTGCTGGCAGGACGATGACAGGCGGTTGAATGCGAATACGCCTACCAGGTGATAGGTGCGCTGCTGCCATTCGGCAGCGGAAAACTTTGTGTTGCTGCATTGGCCTACGCAACCTTGAGTACCAAGGCTAGTGCTGGCCGCTTGCAGGGTACGTGATGTACTGACCAGTTAAACCCGAGAAGCATTGGGTTTGCTGGCGTCAGGGTTTGAAATACGAGGTGGAGATAAACTCAACTGCACAAGTCAGAGAATATGGAGTTGAAAAATACGTGCTTTTAACAGGACTATTTGCGTATTAATTCAGCCACTTTTCGGAGTAATGGTTGCGTTAAAAGAGCGAGCTGGCTGCCCAATCTGAAATGCGGTTGGAGAAGCAGTTTCCGTCACGAAGGGTAGTCAGCTGCTGGTAGAGGAAGATTGCTTAAGAGTTGATTCCCTACTTCTCGGCCGCATTTCATTGCTCTATCTGTTGCGGATGCAACGGAAATCACGGCCGCGAATAGATGGTCTTGCTTTTTTCCGCGGCCTTTTTCGGCCCCTTTGCTGCATAAGTTTTTTCGCTATGGCCTCACTTCACTTTGTTCTTTGGCAGTCCGTTGGGTCACAGACAAGTCAGCATCTGGCTTTGTTTGAGCAGGCTCCTGTTGCCGAGGATACGGATTCGGTTCTGGCGCATTGGGTGCTACCCGACCTGACGCATCATCAACTGATCCAGCAGAGCCACTCGCTGTTGGTAGAAGCGACGCACCTGCCCCCTCCTACTCACTTGCTCGACATGGGAGAATGCACCCTGATAACGGGTAAGCTACCGCTGCAAGCTGATCAGGAGCGCCTGTGCCTTGGCTTTGAAGGCAATACGCTACGGGGCCACTTTGCCATGCTGCGGCTGCGCCCAGGCGGCAGCCGGTGGCTGTTCGGCCGGCTCCAATTCATGCCCGACAGGTTTCAGCGCGGCCCGCAAGTGGCGCCTTTATGGCCGAGTACGCAAACCACATCGGTATAAGTCGCCACGGCACAGGTAGTAATACGCAAAGAGTAAATTGGTCATTACTACGCAGTTAATCCAAGGCAAGCACGTCTAATTTTGTTTTCAGCCTTCCAGAGCGAGTTCACCGACAGCTTCTTTCCACTTCCTTCTGTCCCCTTCCCTATGCTCGACTTCTCCTCCCTCAGCGACCCTACTGCTCGCGTGTATACCATCGACCTCAATCAAACCGACCCGGTGCGATTGGCCAGCCGACTGTATCAAGCCAATCCACGGCAGCGTCCGCAGTTGCTTATCGACTGCCAGCACCTGGAGTGCCTGCGCACCCGGGGTGTAAGCCACTTAGCATCACAGCTACTACTTACCCGGCAAGCAGGCGCCGATATTCTGCTCTACAACGTGGACACGGTGCTCTGCCGGGCGCTGCACCTACTGCAGTTGCACCTGTTGTTCCGGGTGATACCGACTCCTATCGCCTAACCTCGTTTCTACTTTACATTTCCTTTCCACAACCAGATCATTTCTTTTCCACTAATTTCTTTCGTCATGGCTACTACCTCTCAAAACGCATCATCGAGCCGCGCTAAGTCCACTGCAGCACCTAAGACTGGTAATCCACGCGGCTTTGCAGCCATGGACCCAGCTACGCAGCGTCGTATTGCTAGCGAAGGCGGCAAAGCTTCCCACGAGAGTGGCCGGGGCCACCAGTGGACGCCCGAAGAGGCGCGCGCTGCGGGCCGTAAGGGTGGCCAAGCCAGCCGTACGAATCGGGCTTCAACCAACAGCTAAAACATAAGAGCCGGCGTACCAGCCGGATATTTCGAGCTTATTATGCAACAAAAAGCCCGGAGAAACTCCGGGGCTTTTTCATTTAAATGCAACGCCTTGTCCAGCTTAGCAACCCGCGTCTGGTTGAGGCGCTTGGCGAGCTGTGGTTGCCGGTCGTTTGATTGTATGTGCTGCCTGCTTTGGGCACTTCTAGGCTTGTTGGGGCTTTCGCCGGCTGGTGGGTTAGCCTAAAGGGGGAGGTGCTACGTAAGCAGTGCGGTTTCTGCTTTTGTTGCTTATGTCTGTTACTGCTACGCTGGCACCGCCGGCCCCCGTTTCGCCCATGGCGCCCCTCCGGATTCCGTTTTTCCGGATGCTCTGGATTGCCTCTTTCGTTTCCAACATCGGCACCTGGATGCAAAATGTGGGCGCCGTGGGGCTAATGACCGACCTCACGACTTCGCCTGTACTGGTGGCCTTGCTGCAAACGGCTTCGGCCCTACCCGTATTTCTACTGAGCTTGCCCGCTGGTGCCCTCGCCGACTTAGTGGATCGGCGGCGAATGTTGATGCTCACGCAGTCATGGATGGCCGGGGTGGCGCTGGTGCTAGCGGCTCTGACGCTACTCGGGTTCACTACGCCGTGGCTGCTGCTGCTGCTTACGTTTCTGCTAGGGCTGGGCGGTGCCCTCAACAACCCCGTGTGGCAAACCGTGACGCCCGAACTAGTACCCCGCGAACAACTGCCGCAAGCCTTGGCGCTCAACAGTGTGAGCTTCAATCTGGCCCGCTCGTTTGGGCCAGCGCTCGGCGGCTTGCTGATTGGCAGTTTCTCGGCGGGGGCGGCGTTTCTGCTCAACGGGTTATCGTTTTTAGCTACCATTTATATGGTCTGGCGCTGGAAGCGGGAGCCGCAAGCCACCTCCACGCTGGCCGGCGAGCGGGTGCTGGCCGCCATTCGAGGGGCGTGCGCTACGCGCGTTTCGCCCCGCCAGTCCAGAATATCTTGGTTCGGGGCGTGAGCTTTACGTTTGGGGCTTCGGCGCTGTTTGCTTTGATGCCAGCCGTAGTGGCGCGGCGCTTGCTGCTGCCTACTTCGTTTTATTCGGTGCTACTGTCGTGTATGGGCGCGGGTGCCGTGCTCGGTGCGGTGGTGCTGCCCAATATCAACCGTCGCATCACTATCAACTGGCGCGTAACGCTGGCCACGGTGGCTTTTGCCATTGGTCTGCTCGGGTTGGCCTTCGTGGACAACCGGGTGGTGCTCTCGGGGTTGCTGGTGCTGGTGGGGTTGGCGTGGATGTTGGTGCTCAATTCGTTTAGTGTAGGCGTGCAAACGGTGGTGCCGCGCTGGGTACAGGCCCGCACCATCAGCTTGTACCTGCTTACTATTCAGGGCGGCATGGCCCTGGGCAGCGTGGTGTGGGGTTCGGTGGCCAGCCACTGGGGCCTGCCTGTGGCTCTGGCCGGCGCGGCCGTCTGGCTAGGATTAAGCACGCTGCTGGTACTACGTTATTCGCTCATCAACAACACCGAAACCCTGGACTTCACCCCAGCCCGGTCGCGCCCCGAGTTGGTACTAGCGCAGGAACCCGCCCCCAATGCTGGCCCGGTTATCATCACGACCACCTACCAAGTAGCCCCCGCCGACCATCCGGCCTTCGCAACCCTCATGGAGCAACTTAGCCGCATCCGCCGCCGCGAAGGGGCCATCCGGGTCGGTCTCTATACCGACCTGGCCGATCCGAACCGGCTGGTCGAGTACTTCATGGTGGAGTCGTGGGAGGAGTACGAACAGCTGCACGATCGGGGTGTGAGCCGTGAAGAAGCCGATGTGAAAGCCCTTGCCCGCCAACTGCACCAAGGCCCCGACAAACCCGTAATCACCCGCTTGCTAGCCGAGCACGCCGGCGAACCGTCCAGCCAAACCGCCATGGTGCCCGGCAGCACCCGCCTAGTAGCCAGCACCGCCGGCGAAACCGCCAGCTAAAGCTAAAAGGCTAGTTATCTTCAGCTAATAGTGCGCATCCGGCAAGGGAGTTAGGGATAGTTGACCACTCTTCGTTTACTCCATCCTGCTGAGCACAGCCGAAGCATCTCGCGTGCTGACGTTGTGGTGCTAGCCGACATGCTGAGCGCAGCCGAAGCATCTCGCTCGAATCGTTGAATTAGCACCACAACGTCAGCACGCGAGATGCTTCGACTCCGCTCAGCATGACGGATGGTGTGAATAACGATTTTAACTGCCTACCTATCTTCTTAAAGTAGTGCTACACCATTTCCTACCTGCTTCGTAGGTGAAGGATGAATAAATAGGGAGTGGTCTGTAGCTGAACTGAAACCTTCTCCCTAGTTGGATGCTTTATCTATGAATACTCCTCTTCTTCTATGAAACTGCTCTACGGCTATCTGCGCAATTATTGGGGACTATTGGTGTTGGCCCTGGTACTGGCAGCCATCAATCAGATTTTCTCTCTGCTTGATCCCTGGATTTTCCGCAAAATCATCGACCAGTACGTGGTCAAGCCAAGCGGGGCGCTGCATGACGTCAACTTCCGTACGTTTTTGAGTGGCGCCGGCTTGCTGATACTGGCGGCTATGGGCGTGGCCATGGTGTCGCGCATCGCCAAAAACTTCCAAGATTACTACGTCAACGTGATTACCCAGCGGCTGGGGGCGCAGCTGTACTCTGATGGGTTGCGCCACTCTCTGGAACTGCCGTATCAGGTATTCGAGGATCAACGCTCGGGCGAAACGCTGGGTAAGCTCCAGAAGGTCCGCACCGACGTTGAGAAACTGATTGCCTCGTTCGTGAACGTGCTGTTTGTAGGGCTGGTGGGCATCATCTTCGTGGTGGGCTATGCCCTTACGGTGTACTGGGTGATTGCGCCAGTTTACTTCCTGACCATCCCGCTGCTGGGCTTCCTGAGTTCGGTGCTGAGCAAGAAAATTAAGGTGGTGCAGAAAACCATCGTGGCCGAAACCACGGCGTTGGCGGGCGCGACCACTGAAAGCTTGCGCAACATTGAGTTGGTGAAAAGCCTAGGGCTAGCCCAGCAGGAAACCGAGCGACTGAATGCTACTACCAACAAGATTCTGAAGCTGGAGCTCAAGAAGGTGCGCTACATCCGGTCGTTGTCGTTTGTGCAGGGCACGTTCGTGAACTTGCTGCGCAACGCCATCTTGCTGTTGATGCTGTATTTGGTGGTGCAGGGCCGCATTACGGTGGGCGAGTTTTTCTCACTGTTTATTTACTCGTTTGCCATTTTTGGGCCGCTGCAGGAAATGGGCAACATCATCAATATCTACCGCGAAACCGAGGCTTCCTTAGCCAACTTCGAGCAGATACTAGCCACGCCGCGCGACGTGAAGCCCACGCACCCCAAAGACATCAAGCAGATCCAAACCTTGGCTTTCGATGAGGTGCGGTTCAAACACCTTTCGGCCAGCAACGCCGCGCTGGATGGCATTTCCTTCGACACCAAGCTCGGCGAAACCATTGCGTTTGTGGGACCGTCGGGGTCCGGCAAAACCACGCTCGTAAAGCTCTTGGTAGGCCTCTACCCACCCGCCGCCGGCCAAATTCTCTACAACGGCATCCCCGGCACCGAAATCGACTTGGACACGCTGCGCGAGCAAATCGGGTTCGTTACGCAGGACACGCAGCTTTTCGCGGGCACTATCCGTGAGAATCTGCGCTTCGTGGCGCCCCAGGCCACCGATGAGGAATGCCTGCGCGCCCTGCACGAAGCAGCCGCCGATTCGCTTCTGGCCCGTGCCCCCAGGGCCTCGACACCGTGATTGGGGAAGGCGGCGTGAAAGTTTCAGGCGGCGAAAAGCAGCGCCTCAGCATTGCGCGGGCCTTGCTGCGGCGCCCCACGCTGCTGGTATTCGACGAAGCCACTTCGGCACTGGACTCGCTCACGGAAGAGGAAATCAGCCAGACCGTGCGGGAGCTTTCGGGCTCGCGCCAGCACATCACCATCCTCATTGCGCACCGCCTGAGTACCATCCTGCACGCCGACAAGATCTTCGTGCTAGAGCGCGGCCATATCGCCGAACAAGGCCGCCACGACGAACTTTTGCTGCAAAAAGGCCTTTACTACGCTATGTGGCGCCAGCAAATTGGCGAGCGGCCAACTTCATCCATTGCCCCCCAGCTGGTGCAAGTCTAAAAGCCGACGCTGCTTTTTTAACGCAAAGCGCATACTGCACTCCTCAGGCCTTACGCCTAGTGCAGTATGCGCTTTGCCTTAGATTGACAGTCTGGAGCATTGGGCACTTCGTGGCAGCTTCCCGCATGGAGAACTTTCATGATCGGCAAGCAGAATTGTTGTCTTGAGTACTGAGCGCAAATAAAGCAGAACTGTTGCGGTACTAATACCAGCTTAGCACTAAGCGTAAGCAAGCCGCTTTACAATGTTGGTCGTAACAGCCGTAGATGAGTTGATGCAAGGGCACTAAAAATCGGTGAGGCGCGTTATTTAGGCACGATTCCTGACTATCCAGGTTTCTCATCTCACCGATATTTCCATGACGTTTCAGCCTCGCTTTTTCCGCCATTTCGCCGGCTTGCTGCTGGGTGCGTGGCTGCTTCTGGCCGGTTCGGTCAGTGCTCAATCTTCGACTACTCCTAAGCGCGACGTACTGCGCGAAATCACCGATGTGGTAGGCCTCAAGCCCCGCTTCGAACTACAAGCCACCTCGGCCGTGCAAAACGCGGCAGCAGTGGTATACAGCGGCAAACGCTTCCTCCTGTATAACCCCGATTTTGTGGCTGCCGTGAACCGTGCTGGCCGCTCCGATTGGGCGGGCATCAGCATCTTAGCGCACGAAATGGGTCACCACCTCAACGGCCACACGCTGAAGCCCGGCGGCTCTAACCCCACCGACGAGCTGGAAGCCGACGAGTTTTCGGGCTTTGTGCTGCGCAAAATGGGCGCGAGCTTAGCCGAGGCTCAGGCCGGTATGGCTGTGGTATCGGACGAGGAAGCCTCGCCTACGCACCCTGGCCGCTCAACCCGCCTCAAGGCTATCAGCGACGGTTGGCAGCGTGCTAGCCAGCAGATTGCAGCCAGCAACCACGCCACTGCCCCTTCGGCCGCCCCGGCTATTGTGAGCAATACGCCGGCAGTGCTGCCTGGCCGGACCAACTCTGGCGCGGGCACGCCCGTCGTGATGGCTAGCAACGGGCAGATGAGCTTGGTGGGCAAGATTACCTTCCGCAACAAGCCTAATCAACCGTTCTATCTTACCAACCGCCTTAACGTTATCCGCCTCGACCATGAGGAACATACCGCTCAGGTAGTGGGCCGCATCACTCG contains:
- a CDS encoding CheR family methyltransferase is translated as MKKRDVQSGSPLDAALPATTTSQPTGGPGIEIQPGPDQVGFNVARNSINFPVVCLGGSAGSLSALEVVLRAIPESSGLAYVVVTHQMPTPQTELPQVLQRFTNVPVVEVTDGLKVRPNHVYVIPPAKDMSLMQGVLHLLEPTQPPGRRLPIDYFLQSLAKDVRQRAICVILSGMGSDGSIGLKMIMENFGMVMVQDPDTAQYDSMPRAAIATEFVDFIVPAVSMVPQILAYVQQPTAGRSLRALSASANVSPSLPGHALQKIFVLIRNQTGHDFSYYKRNTVFRRIERRMNSHQIKEFTRYVRYLQENPVEVEQLFKELLIGVTKFFRDPEAYGALKRHLVPLLRKQEPGTTIRVWAPGCSTGEEAYSLAMTLLECIEAEPDRNLRFQLFATDINSESIDYARVGIYPANIAADVSPERLRRFFNKVDNSYQIRKDVRDSMVFALHNISRDAPFTRLDLLCCRNLLIYLSSELQKSLIPVFHYALNPDGILFLGPSENLTGFQDLFTPLDVKWKISRANETASQLVRLANFPLSTSRQQATASTASSNMVPSAAPRRDNTFAALIQRLLLASYSPPAVVINPKGEILFVNGRTGKYLEPAPGLSGLNIFDMARQELHFEINDAVHRATQQRQDVVTENVKVKTEAGFQLLRLTVKYLQEPVQLAGLLLVVFEDTATPQRVRRGKLSANSDHDTQITALEKELQYTRHRLQTTIEEMESSLEELKSTNEELQSANEELQSTNEEAMTNKEEMQSLNEELMTLNMQYLHKTEELSQAANDMKNLLDATEIATIFIDNEMIIKRFTPPVGRIIPLLATDVGRPITHFANNLRYERLIADVEQVLDRLVGVEASIQTTTGDWYSMRILPYRTLDNYINGAVITFTDITRLKKLEDQMEYSRRFAESIVETVREPLLVLDGELRVLTVSQAFASTFGVRSATIKGQSLGVLSNGVWNQPSLLGHLRGLLDSEIAFDDLTLDAIFPGVGQRSVTLYGRRILSEGRYTAHILLGVQAIEPHTT
- a CDS encoding chemotaxis protein CheB, whose protein sequence is MKPSYIIVIGTSAGGMPALTQLVAQLPATLPAAVLVVQHLAPNSSGEHLVSRLSQHTQLRCHLATHQELVEAGHLYLAPADRHLLVKDGRLMVTKGPHENSYRPAVDALFRAAAVNYGPAVIGVILTGMLHDGTAGLDFIKRCGGQAVVQDPDDAEFPSMPYTALRSVEVDYVVPLSHIGALLQELTSQTLPPPKPIPDDLKAEAAIAERVVGSTEDIDKFGEQVPLTCPDCGGALWKLEQGNVLRFRCHTGHAFTADALFESSRHALEETLWVALRMMEERKNLLSSMATRGEGQWSVQQEERLDEIKSHINRLREFLLNGSTGATKASDQKQA
- a CDS encoding KGG domain-containing protein; this encodes MATTSQNASSSRAKSTAAPKTGNPRGFAAMDPATQRRIASEGGKASHESGRGHQWTPEEARAAGRKGGQASRTNRASTNS
- a CDS encoding membrane-binding protein, yielding MTFQPRFFRHFAGLLLGAWLLLAGSVSAQSSTTPKRDVLREITDVVGLKPRFELQATSAVQNAAAVVYSGKRFLLYNPDFVAAVNRAGRSDWAGISILAHEMGHHLNGHTLKPGGSNPTDELEADEFSGFVLRKMGASLAEAQAGMAVVSDEEASPTHPGRSTRLKAISDGWQRASQQIAASNHATAPSAAPAIVSNTPAVLPGRTNSGAGTPVVMASNGQMSLVGKITFRNKPNQPFYLTNRLNVIRLDHEEHTAQVVGRITRSNNEDFPFILVDEQNRRLLIDAAGAVYDSNGRQVAMVSDPS